The Aureispira anguillae genome contains a region encoding:
- the typA gene encoding translational GTPase TypA, translated as MANQPLRNIAIIAHVDHGKTTLVDKILHQCQLFRENEEAGELILDNNDQERERGITILAKNVSVQYKGTKINIIDTPGHADFGGEVERVLNMADGVLLLVDAFEGAMPQTRYVLSKALALGKTVVVVVNKVDKDNCRPDEVQEEVFELMFNLDATEEQLEFKTVYGSAKMGWMGPDWETPTNDITHLLDVVLDVVPAPEVVDGTVQLQITNIDYSKYIGRMAMGRVTRGSLKVNQPISLVRRDGSIDKTRIKTLYVFDGLGKKETDSVECGDLCTVAGMEKFDIGDTIADAENPEGLAPISIDEPTMSMLFTINDSPFFGKEGKYVTSRHIRERLFKETEKNLALKIEETESPDAYMVYGRGVMHLSVLIETMRREGYELQVGKPRVIIKEIEGKKHEPVELLSIDVPENFSGKVIELVSQRKGDMTIMEPKGDLMHLEFNIPSRGIIGLRTMILNGTAGEAVMTHRFLDYEPWKGEIEGRSKGAFIAMENGTSIPYSMDKLQDRGKFFIPTGVDVYEGQVIGEHSRENDLVINITKTKKLTNMRSSGADDKVKLPPPVVFSLEQAMEYIGEDEYVEVTPENIRMRKIFLKEHDRKRMAKKD; from the coding sequence ATGGCCAATCAACCACTACGTAATATTGCTATTATTGCGCACGTAGACCATGGAAAGACTACTTTGGTAGACAAAATTTTGCACCAATGTCAACTTTTTAGAGAGAACGAAGAAGCTGGTGAATTAATTTTGGATAACAATGACCAAGAGCGTGAACGAGGTATCACGATTTTGGCCAAGAATGTATCGGTACAATATAAAGGTACCAAGATTAATATCATTGATACTCCTGGTCACGCCGATTTTGGTGGTGAGGTAGAGCGAGTATTGAATATGGCGGATGGTGTTTTGCTTTTGGTAGATGCGTTTGAAGGTGCAATGCCTCAAACCCGTTATGTATTATCCAAAGCTTTAGCATTAGGTAAAACTGTTGTGGTGGTGGTCAATAAAGTAGATAAAGACAATTGCCGTCCTGATGAAGTTCAAGAAGAGGTATTTGAGTTGATGTTTAACTTGGATGCAACAGAAGAACAATTAGAATTTAAAACAGTTTATGGCTCTGCCAAAATGGGATGGATGGGACCAGACTGGGAAACTCCTACCAACGATATTACGCATTTGCTAGATGTTGTGTTGGATGTAGTTCCTGCTCCAGAAGTAGTAGATGGGACGGTTCAGTTACAAATTACCAATATTGATTACTCTAAGTATATTGGTCGTATGGCAATGGGACGTGTTACTCGTGGTTCTCTAAAAGTAAATCAGCCTATTTCTTTAGTGCGTAGAGATGGTTCTATTGACAAAACTCGAATCAAAACATTGTATGTGTTTGATGGATTGGGCAAAAAAGAAACAGATAGCGTAGAATGTGGTGATTTGTGTACAGTTGCTGGTATGGAGAAATTTGATATTGGTGATACGATTGCCGATGCAGAAAATCCTGAAGGATTAGCACCTATTTCTATTGACGAACCAACAATGAGCATGTTATTTACCATCAATGATTCTCCATTTTTTGGAAAAGAAGGTAAATATGTAACTTCTCGTCACATTAGAGAGCGTTTGTTTAAGGAAACGGAGAAAAACTTGGCGTTGAAAATTGAAGAGACAGAATCTCCTGATGCTTATATGGTTTATGGGCGTGGTGTAATGCATTTGTCTGTTTTGATTGAAACAATGCGTCGTGAAGGCTATGAATTGCAAGTGGGTAAGCCACGTGTTATCATCAAAGAAATAGAGGGCAAAAAGCACGAGCCTGTTGAGTTGTTGTCTATTGATGTTCCTGAGAATTTTTCTGGTAAAGTGATTGAATTGGTATCTCAACGCAAAGGAGATATGACAATTATGGAGCCTAAAGGAGATTTGATGCACCTAGAATTTAATATTCCATCTCGTGGTATTATTGGTCTGAGAACAATGATCTTAAATGGTACGGCTGGTGAGGCGGTAATGACTCATCGTTTCTTAGATTATGAGCCTTGGAAAGGTGAGATCGAAGGGCGTAGCAAGGGGGCTTTTATCGCTATGGAAAATGGAACTTCTATTCCTTATTCTATGGATAAATTGCAAGATCGTGGTAAATTCTTTATCCCTACTGGGGTAGATGTTTATGAAGGTCAAGTAATTGGAGAGCATAGTCGTGAAAATGATTTGGTCATCAACATTACTAAAACTAAGAAATTGACCAATATGCGTTCTTCTGGAGCTGATGATAAGGTGAAGTTGCCTCCTCCAGTTGTTTTCTCTTTGGAGCAAGCAATGGAATATATTGGCGAAGATGAATACGTAGAGGTAACTCCTGAGAATATTCGTATGCGTAAAATATTCTTGAAGGAACATGACCGTAAAAGAATGGCTAAAAAAGACTAG